A part of Aegilops tauschii subsp. strangulata cultivar AL8/78 chromosome 2, Aet v6.0, whole genome shotgun sequence genomic DNA contains:
- the LOC109770070 gene encoding dehydration-responsive element-binding protein 2C-like: MKKTPTPADQQQNRRRCCPLRRSRKGCMKGKGGPENQRCPFRGVRQRTWGRWVAEIREPNRGARLWLGTFATALDAARAYDAAARALYGDCARLNLAAPPLPPMTATVPLPHAQVQQPPARSTDTNNTTALCSSTSTASTTTPTNLGTFDIEWSYYNAAGVLELGDFEAYVAGLPKAEDFGLEGFEEVMDD, from the coding sequence ATGAAGAAAACACCGACGCCGGCGGACCAGCAGCAGAACAGGCGGCGGTGCTGCCCGCTCCGACGATCACGCAAGGGGTGCATGAAGGGCAAGGGAGGGCCAGAAAACCAGCGATGCCCCTTCCGCGGCGTCCGCCAGCGCACCTGGGGCAGGTGGGTGGCTGAGATCCGTGAGCCCAACCGCGGCGCCCGCCTCTGGCTTGGCACCTTCGCCACTGCGCTCGACGCCGCACGTGCATATGATGCCGCGGCAAGGGCTCTCTATGGTGACTGCGCACGCCTCAACCTGGCAGCACCTCCCCTTCCGCCCATGACCGCGACAGTTCCTCTTCCTCATGCGCAAGTGCAACAGCCTCCGGCTCGTAGCACCGACACCAACAACACCACTGCATTGTGCTCCTCAACCTCAACGGCTTCGACGACAACCCCCACTAACTTGGGCACATTTGACATTGAGTGGTCTTATTACAATGCGGCGGGGGTGTTAGAGTTGGGGGACTTCGAGGCGTATGTGGCAGGGCTTCCCAAGGCGGAAGACTTTGGGTTGGAGGGGTTTGAGGAGGTGATGGACGATTAA